In Clostridium sp. SY8519, one genomic interval encodes:
- the gltX gene encoding glutamate--tRNA ligase — MAKVRTRFAPSPTGRMHVGNLRTALYTYLIAKHAGGDFVLRIEDTDQGRFVAEAEDIIYHTLAETGLIHDEGPDKDGGYGPYVQSERCKSGLYMKYALELIEKGEAYYCFCDQERLDSLKQNIGGKEISFYDKHCLHLSKEEIEANLAAGKPYVIRINVPNEGSTSFHDEIYGDISQPNEELDDMILIKSDGYPTYNFANVVDDHLMHITHVVRGNEYLSSAPKYTRLYHAFGWEEPKYIHCPLITNEEHQKLSKRSGHASYEDLVEQGFLPEAIVNFVALLGWSPEDNQEIMSLQELIEKFDYRHINKSPAVFDMVKLRWMNGEYLKAMDSDRFYELAEPYIKEVIHKDLDLRHIAEMVKTRIETLPEIREHIDFFEEVPAYEVSMYTHKKMKTDPEKSLALLEEVLPLLEAQEDFSNDALFAMLKAYGSEKGYKVGYVMWPIRTAVSGKQMTPGGATELMEVLGKEESVDRIRKAIEKLRG, encoded by the coding sequence ATGGCAAAAGTCAGAACCAGATTCGCACCGAGCCCTACCGGACGGATGCATGTGGGAAATCTACGAACGGCTCTTTATACATATCTGATCGCGAAACATGCAGGCGGAGATTTTGTACTCCGTATCGAGGACACGGATCAGGGACGGTTTGTGGCGGAAGCGGAAGACATTATCTATCATACCCTGGCGGAGACCGGCCTGATCCATGATGAAGGTCCGGACAAAGACGGGGGATATGGCCCGTATGTGCAGAGTGAGCGCTGCAAGAGCGGTCTGTATATGAAGTACGCGCTGGAACTGATCGAGAAGGGAGAGGCTTACTACTGTTTCTGCGACCAGGAGCGCCTGGACAGCCTGAAACAGAACATCGGCGGCAAGGAAATCTCCTTCTATGACAAACACTGCCTGCATCTGTCCAAAGAAGAGATTGAAGCGAATCTGGCTGCGGGCAAGCCCTACGTCATCCGCATCAATGTGCCGAATGAGGGCAGCACATCGTTCCATGATGAGATTTACGGAGATATTTCCCAGCCCAATGAAGAACTGGACGATATGATCCTGATCAAGTCAGACGGATATCCCACGTACAATTTTGCCAATGTGGTAGATGACCATCTGATGCATATTACCCATGTGGTGCGGGGCAATGAGTATCTGTCCTCCGCGCCGAAATACACCCGTCTGTATCACGCCTTCGGATGGGAAGAACCGAAATATATCCACTGCCCGCTGATTACCAACGAAGAGCACCAGAAGCTTTCCAAGCGCAGCGGCCATGCTTCCTATGAAGATCTGGTGGAGCAGGGATTCCTGCCGGAAGCCATCGTGAATTTTGTGGCGCTGCTGGGATGGAGCCCGGAGGACAACCAGGAGATTATGTCCCTGCAGGAGCTGATTGAAAAATTCGATTACCGTCATATCAATAAGTCTCCGGCAGTCTTTGACATGGTCAAGTTAAGATGGATGAACGGGGAATATCTCAAGGCCATGGATTCCGACCGCTTCTATGAGCTGGCGGAGCCCTACATCAAAGAAGTGATCCATAAGGATCTGGATCTGCGCCATATCGCGGAGATGGTGAAAACAAGAATCGAAACCCTTCCGGAGATCAGGGAGCACATCGATTTCTTCGAAGAGGTGCCGGCGTATGAGGTATCCATGTATACCCACAAGAAGATGAAGACTGACCCGGAGAAATCCCTGGCGCTGCTGGAAGAGGTCCTGCCTCTGCTGGAGGCCCAGGAAGACTTCAGCAATGACGCCCTGTTCGCCATGCTGAAGGCCTATGGTTCGGAAAAAGGATATAAAGTCGGATATGTGATGTGGCCGATCCGTACCGCAGTGTCCGGAAAACAGATGACACCGGGCGGAGCCACCGAACTGATGGAGGTCCTGGGCAAGGAAGAGTCTGTAGACAGAATCAGAAAAGCGATTGAAAAACTTCGCGGATAA
- the nrdD gene encoding anaerobic ribonucleoside-triphosphate reductase, with translation MKIIKRSGTEDTFDLNKITAAVEKANRSVPESEQMSKEQIAVISANMRTICEGMNRALSVEEIQDLVENQIMNQRAFSVARNYITYRYKRALVRKSNSTDQQILTLLEYDNEEVKQENSNKNPAVNSVQRDYMAGEVSKDITKRFLLPEDIWKAHEEGIIHFHDADYFAQHMHNCCLVNLEDMLQNGTVISGTLIEKPHSFSTACNIATQAVAQIASSQYGGQSISLAHLVPFVNVSREKFRREARENLAECGIEADEETINRIAELRLKKEVQQGVQLIQYQVITLMTTNGQAPFITIFMYLDEVPEGQLRDDLAMVTEEILKQRIQGIKNEQGVYITPAFPKLIYVLEEDNIHEDSKYYYLTRLAAKCTAKRMVPDYISEKKMKELKQGDVYTCMGCRSFLTVDRTTENVANAKNYDPNKRKYYGRFNQGVVTINLVDVALSSQKNEEDFWRIFDERLELCHRALRARHERLLGTPSDVAPILWQHGALARLAPGEPIDKLLYGGYSTISLGYAGLYECVRYMKGKSHTDAEAKPFALAVMQHLNDACQKWKSEENIDYSVYGTPLESTTYKFAKCLQKRFGKIEGVTDKNYITNSYHVHVTEEIDAFTKLKFESAFQELSPGGAISYVEVPNLQNNLDAVMAVMEFIYDNIMYAELNTKSDYCQECGFDGEIQIVEEDNKLVWECPNCGNRDQSKLNVARRTCGYIGSQFWNQGRTQEIKERVLHL, from the coding sequence ATGAAGATCATCAAAAGAAGCGGAACAGAAGATACCTTTGATCTTAACAAAATCACGGCAGCTGTAGAGAAAGCGAACCGCTCGGTACCGGAGAGCGAACAGATGAGCAAAGAGCAGATCGCGGTGATTTCCGCAAATATGCGTACCATTTGTGAGGGAATGAACCGGGCGCTGAGCGTGGAAGAGATCCAGGATCTGGTGGAGAATCAGATCATGAATCAGCGGGCCTTTTCCGTGGCCCGCAATTACATCACCTATCGTTACAAACGGGCGCTGGTGCGAAAATCCAATTCCACCGATCAGCAGATCCTGACTCTTCTGGAGTATGACAATGAAGAGGTCAAACAGGAAAATTCCAATAAAAACCCGGCGGTCAACAGCGTGCAGAGAGACTATATGGCAGGGGAGGTCAGCAAGGATATCACCAAGCGTTTCCTGCTGCCGGAAGATATCTGGAAAGCCCATGAAGAAGGCATCATCCACTTCCATGACGCGGATTACTTTGCCCAGCATATGCACAACTGCTGTCTGGTGAACCTGGAGGACATGCTCCAGAACGGCACGGTTATCAGCGGAACCCTGATCGAGAAGCCCCACAGCTTTTCCACGGCATGCAATATCGCGACCCAGGCAGTGGCTCAGATTGCCAGCTCCCAGTATGGCGGCCAGAGCATTTCACTGGCGCATCTGGTGCCTTTTGTCAATGTCAGCCGTGAAAAATTCCGCAGGGAAGCCAGGGAAAATCTGGCAGAATGCGGCATTGAAGCAGATGAGGAGACCATCAACCGGATCGCGGAGCTGCGCCTGAAAAAAGAAGTGCAGCAGGGCGTTCAGCTGATCCAGTATCAGGTCATCACACTGATGACCACCAATGGCCAGGCACCGTTTATCACGATTTTCATGTATCTGGATGAAGTGCCGGAAGGACAGCTGCGGGATGATCTGGCCATGGTTACGGAAGAAATCCTGAAACAGCGGATCCAGGGAATCAAGAATGAGCAGGGTGTATACATCACACCGGCTTTCCCGAAGCTGATCTATGTGCTGGAAGAAGATAACATCCATGAAGACAGCAAATATTACTACCTGACCCGTCTGGCCGCGAAATGCACCGCCAAACGCATGGTTCCGGACTATATTTCTGAAAAGAAGATGAAGGAGCTGAAACAGGGGGATGTATACACATGCATGGGCTGCCGCAGCTTCCTGACTGTAGACCGTACCACGGAGAACGTGGCCAATGCGAAAAATTACGATCCAAACAAGCGGAAATACTACGGCCGCTTCAATCAGGGCGTTGTGACCATCAATCTGGTAGATGTGGCCCTGTCTTCCCAGAAGAATGAGGAAGATTTCTGGAGAATTTTTGACGAACGTCTGGAGCTGTGCCATCGGGCACTGCGCGCCCGTCATGAGAGACTGCTGGGCACACCGTCGGATGTGGCGCCGATTCTGTGGCAGCATGGCGCCCTGGCCAGACTGGCACCGGGAGAGCCCATTGACAAGCTGCTCTACGGCGGATATTCCACGATTTCCCTTGGCTACGCGGGCCTGTATGAGTGCGTACGCTACATGAAAGGCAAATCACACACCGACGCGGAGGCAAAACCCTTTGCCCTGGCTGTGATGCAGCATCTGAATGATGCCTGCCAGAAGTGGAAATCAGAGGAGAATATCGACTATTCCGTATACGGCACGCCGCTGGAGAGCACCACATACAAATTCGCGAAATGTCTCCAGAAACGATTCGGCAAAATCGAAGGCGTTACAGACAAGAACTATATTACCAACAGCTACCATGTGCATGTCACAGAGGAAATTGACGCTTTTACCAAACTGAAATTCGAGTCTGCTTTCCAGGAGCTTTCTCCGGGCGGCGCCATCAGTTATGTGGAGGTGCCGAACCTGCAGAACAATCTGGATGCGGTAATGGCCGTGATGGAGTTTATCTACGACAATATCATGTATGCAGAGCTCAACACCAAGAGCGATTACTGCCAGGAGTGCGGCTTTGACGGTGAGATACAGATTGTGGAAGAAGACAACAAGCTGGTGTGGGAATGCCCGAACTGCGGCAACCGGGATCAGAGCAAGCTGAATGTGGCTCGTCGTACCTGCGGCTATATCGGCAGCCAGTTCTGGAATCAGGGACGTACCCAGGAGATCAAAGAGCGGGTGCTTCATCTGT